The Sphingorhabdus sp. Alg231-15 genome has a segment encoding these proteins:
- the rplA gene encoding 50S ribosomal protein L1: MTKLSKKAKVINEKVDREKLYSIDEAIKTLKELASSSKFDETFDIAINLGVDPRHADQMVRGVISLPAGTGKDSRVAVFAKDAKADEAKEAGADVVGAEDLMEAMQGGDLNFDRVIATPDMMGVVGRLGKVLGPKGLMPNPKLGTVTPNVAQAVKDAKGGQIEYRVEKAGIIHNGIGKASFKEADLRKNFDALVGAVVKAKPTGAKGRYVKKIGLSSTMGPGLKIDLSEIEGA; encoded by the coding sequence ATGACAAAACTCTCCAAAAAAGCAAAAGTGATCAACGAGAAAGTCGACCGCGAGAAACTGTACAGCATTGATGAAGCCATCAAGACGCTGAAAGAACTCGCTTCTTCCTCCAAATTTGATGAAACGTTCGACATCGCTATCAACCTCGGCGTTGATCCACGTCATGCTGACCAGATGGTCCGCGGCGTAATTTCTCTTCCTGCCGGCACCGGCAAAGACAGCCGCGTTGCTGTGTTCGCCAAGGACGCGAAAGCGGACGAAGCGAAAGAAGCAGGCGCGGATGTAGTTGGCGCAGAAGATTTGATGGAAGCCATGCAAGGCGGCGACCTCAACTTCGACCGTGTCATCGCAACCCCGGACATGATGGGTGTTGTTGGCCGTCTCGGTAAGGTTCTCGGCCCCAAAGGCCTAATGCCGAACCCGAAACTCGGCACGGTGACCCCCAATGTCGCGCAAGCGGTCAAGGACGCCAAGGGCGGCCAGATCGAGTATCGCGTTGAGAAAGCGGGTATCATCCACAACGGCATCGGCAAAGCGAGCTTCAAGGAAGCAGACCTGCGCAAGAATTTTGATGCCTTGGTCGGCGCGGTTGTCAAGGCCAAGCCAACCGGTGCGAAGGGCAGATATGTCAAGAAAATCGGCTTGAGCTCAACCATGGGCCCTGGTTTGAAAATTGATCTGAGCGAGATTGAAGGCGCGTAA
- a CDS encoding PilZ domain-containing protein yields MTYSLTQKTNKPPAVAPYAFMAEEDRCAPRHKVAIPAKMRFSGSSSFASEIANISLAGFACDALLQAHPGTRCWLTLPGLAPLEAEVIHRSNTGLGCAFRDMLNPAVLDRYIASYPPRDSVPA; encoded by the coding sequence ATGACATATTCACTGACCCAGAAAACGAACAAACCGCCTGCTGTAGCACCCTATGCCTTCATGGCTGAGGAAGATCGCTGTGCGCCGCGACACAAAGTTGCAATACCGGCGAAAATGCGGTTCTCCGGTTCGAGCAGCTTTGCTTCGGAAATTGCAAATATTTCGCTGGCTGGCTTTGCCTGTGATGCTTTGCTGCAAGCCCATCCCGGAACCCGTTGTTGGCTGACCCTTCCTGGCCTGGCTCCGTTAGAAGCAGAAGTCATTCATCGCAGTAACACTGGTCTCGGCTGCGCGTTTCGCGACATGCTGAATCCCGCCGTGCTCGACCGTTATATCGCAAGCTACCCACCGCGCGATTCTGTTCCAGCTTAA
- a CDS encoding heavy metal-binding domain-containing protein: MIVTTTPSIEGRAIRDYRGIVIGEVIVGANLFRDLFASITDIVGGRSGKYENVLKRARDEALLEMQAEAAKLGANAVVGVDLDYEVVGDKGSMLMVSASGTAVVTD, from the coding sequence ATGATCGTCACGACAACCCCCAGCATCGAAGGCCGGGCAATACGCGACTATCGCGGCATCGTGATTGGTGAAGTAATCGTCGGCGCGAACCTGTTTCGCGACCTCTTTGCCAGCATCACCGATATTGTCGGCGGCCGTTCCGGCAAATATGAAAATGTCCTGAAGCGCGCGCGCGATGAGGCATTGCTGGAAATGCAGGCGGAAGCGGCCAAGCTTGGCGCCAATGCGGTGGTCGGTGTGGATCTCGATTACGAGGTTGTCGGCGATAAGGGGTCTATGTTGATGGTCTCCGCCTCAGGCACTGCAGTCGTTACCGACTAA
- the rplK gene encoding 50S ribosomal protein L11 — protein MAKKIDGYINLQVPAGIANPSPPIGPALGQRGVNIMEFCKAFNAATDKMEKGAPIPTKITVYADRSFTFETKTPPASYMIKKLTKLKKGSQEPGKEVAGTIKTSQLKEIAEAKMADLNANDIDQAMKIIAGSARSMGIEVVEG, from the coding sequence ATGGCTAAAAAAATTGATGGCTATATCAATTTGCAAGTACCTGCCGGTATTGCAAATCCATCCCCGCCAATCGGCCCTGCACTGGGTCAGCGCGGCGTTAACATCATGGAATTCTGTAAGGCGTTTAACGCGGCTACAGACAAGATGGAAAAAGGCGCACCGATCCCGACCAAGATTACGGTCTATGCGGATCGCAGCTTCACCTTTGAAACCAAGACCCCACCTGCCAGCTATATGATCAAGAAATTGACCAAGCTGAAAAAAGGTTCTCAGGAGCCTGGCAAGGAAGTCGCTGGTACGATCAAAACGTCACAGCTGAAAGAAATTGCCGAAGCAAAAATGGCTGATCTCAATGCTAATGACATTGACCAAGCTATGAAAATCATCGCCGGCAGCGCCCGTTCGATGGGCATCGAAGTGGTGGAGGGATAA
- a CDS encoding YebC/PmpR family DNA-binding transcriptional regulator — MAGHSKFNNIKHRKGAQDKKRSAQFSKLSREITVAAKSGMPDPDMNPRLRLAVNNAKAVSMPKDGIQRAIDKASANEGDDYNEVRYEGFGPGGVSLIIETLTDNTNRTFTNVRTIMSRNGGNVGETGSVSHGFERVGYIAYPASAGDEDTVMEAVMDAGGDDIQSTEDGHEIWTAMEDLHEVSGALEKSLGEAESVKLAWRPSVEVEVDEAQAETLLNLIDALEEDDDVQTVHGNYSVSDEIMEKLNAE, encoded by the coding sequence ATGGCAGGCCATAGTAAATTTAACAACATCAAGCACCGCAAGGGCGCGCAGGACAAAAAACGCTCGGCACAGTTTTCGAAACTAAGCCGCGAGATAACCGTGGCGGCGAAATCGGGTATGCCTGATCCCGACATGAACCCGCGTCTGCGGCTGGCCGTGAACAACGCCAAAGCAGTGTCCATGCCAAAGGATGGCATTCAGCGCGCAATCGACAAAGCCTCGGCCAATGAAGGCGATGATTATAACGAAGTGCGCTATGAGGGTTTTGGTCCGGGCGGCGTATCGCTGATTATCGAAACACTGACCGACAACACCAACCGTACCTTTACCAATGTCCGCACGATCATGTCCCGTAATGGCGGTAATGTTGGCGAAACCGGTTCTGTCAGTCATGGTTTTGAACGGGTTGGTTATATTGCCTATCCGGCGAGTGCCGGCGACGAAGACACGGTCATGGAAGCGGTGATGGACGCTGGCGGTGATGATATTCAATCCACCGAAGATGGCCATGAAATCTGGACTGCGATGGAAGATTTGCATGAAGTTTCCGGTGCGCTGGAAAAATCTCTCGGTGAGGCGGAAAGCGTCAAGCTCGCATGGAGGCCTTCTGTCGAGGTTGAAGTAGATGAAGCACAGGCGGAGACCTTGTTGAACCTGATCGATGCGCTGGAAGAAGATGATGATGTCCAGACGGTTCACGGCAACTACAGCGTGTCCGATGAGATCATGGAAAAACTGAACGCCGAGTGA
- the pyk gene encoding pyruvate kinase, whose protein sequence is MAAHMFSRDRKVKVLATLGPASGSPAMIEKMYKAGVDAFRMNMSHGEHKAHAKNVASIRALEKKAGRPITILADLQGPKLRIGTFDKAPVELKTGAKFTLDLKKTKGDAKRVNLPHREIIETLEPGHTLLLDDGKIRLEVTKADGKSVETEVIVGGPISDRKGVNVPEVVLPVSSLTDKDRKDLTFALEQDVDWIALSFVQRPEDVAEARRLIGGKAALLAKIEKPAAIDRLDEILELSDAVMVARGDLGVELLPEQVPPLQKKIVAAARALGRPVVVATQMLESMIKSPTPTRAEVSDVATAIYDGADAIMLSAESAVGDWPIESATMMDRIAMQVESDPSYAERVHFTETVPDETTADALAAASYNIARTIKTSAIVCFTKSGSTARRMARERPSVPLLVLTPDRHTARRVGLLWGAHAVVTRDVSDFEEMIAKAKRMALRHKLGETGSRLIVCAGVPFGTPGSTNLLHVVRLSGDELKRS, encoded by the coding sequence ATGGCAGCGCATATGTTCTCCCGCGACCGCAAAGTAAAGGTGCTTGCCACCCTCGGTCCGGCCAGCGGCAGTCCGGCAATGATCGAAAAAATGTACAAGGCCGGCGTGGATGCGTTTCGCATGAATATGAGCCACGGCGAACACAAGGCCCATGCCAAGAATGTGGCATCAATCCGCGCGCTGGAGAAGAAAGCCGGCCGGCCGATAACGATTTTGGCCGACCTGCAGGGACCCAAATTGCGTATTGGCACGTTCGACAAGGCGCCGGTCGAGCTCAAAACTGGTGCAAAATTCACCCTCGACCTGAAAAAGACAAAGGGTGATGCCAAACGGGTCAATTTACCACACAGGGAAATTATCGAGACTCTGGAACCCGGTCACACCTTGCTCCTGGATGACGGTAAAATCCGACTTGAAGTGACCAAGGCTGATGGCAAAAGCGTCGAAACCGAGGTGATTGTCGGCGGACCAATATCCGATCGCAAGGGCGTCAATGTGCCTGAAGTGGTACTGCCGGTCAGTTCGTTGACCGACAAGGATCGCAAGGATCTGACCTTTGCGCTCGAACAGGATGTTGACTGGATCGCGCTGAGCTTTGTCCAGCGCCCCGAAGATGTTGCCGAAGCGCGGCGACTGATTGGCGGCAAGGCAGCCTTGCTGGCAAAGATTGAAAAACCGGCCGCCATAGACCGGCTCGACGAAATACTGGAGCTGTCAGATGCGGTGATGGTGGCGCGCGGCGATCTCGGCGTGGAATTGCTACCTGAGCAGGTGCCGCCCTTGCAGAAAAAGATCGTCGCGGCAGCGCGTGCACTGGGTCGTCCGGTTGTTGTCGCTACACAGATGCTCGAATCGATGATCAAATCGCCCACGCCCACGCGTGCAGAGGTATCAGACGTCGCCACCGCGATTTATGACGGCGCCGATGCGATCATGTTATCGGCGGAATCAGCCGTCGGTGACTGGCCAATAGAATCAGCAACCATGATGGACCGGATTGCAATGCAGGTGGAAAGCGATCCATCCTATGCTGAACGGGTCCATTTCACCGAAACTGTTCCGGATGAGACGACCGCCGATGCGCTGGCCGCTGCCAGCTATAATATCGCGCGAACCATCAAGACATCGGCGATTGTCTGTTTTACCAAATCGGGGTCGACGGCCCGGCGCATGGCCCGTGAGCGGCCATCAGTGCCGCTCCTAGTCCTTACACCAGATCGCCACACAGCAAGACGTGTCGGCCTGCTTTGGGGTGCACATGCGGTTGTCACCCGCGATGTCAGCGATTTTGAAGAAATGATCGCCAAGGCCAAACGGATGGCGCTCCGGCACAAGCTTGGCGAAACAGGATCGCGATTAATCGTCTGCGCCGGTGTTCCTTTCGGGACTCCGGGATCGACCAACTTGCTGCATGTTGTCCGCTTGAGCGGGGACGAGCTGAAGCGAAGCTAA
- a CDS encoding DsbA family protein produces MLTLYIDFKSAASYLALEPTLELARETGIVIDWRPFSARPFFVPEEQSDETVGERHRRVRAAAQRDIHLHYAALQGRDMRFAEAPAGSDAALAALTLMDGDPLPFLRAAFAAYWTEQMDLADETVVESLLHSVGIDRLDWGPARAKLAVIRAQAEESGIFEAPSYLIADQLFLGREHLPWIRSLIAAEQRD; encoded by the coding sequence ATGTTGACCCTCTATATCGATTTCAAATCCGCCGCTTCTTACCTAGCGCTTGAGCCGACATTGGAGCTGGCACGCGAAACCGGCATTGTTATCGACTGGCGTCCGTTCTCAGCCCGGCCTTTTTTTGTGCCAGAGGAACAAAGCGATGAGACGGTTGGCGAACGTCATCGCCGCGTCCGTGCCGCGGCGCAGCGGGACATTCATTTGCATTATGCAGCTTTGCAAGGCAGGGACATGCGCTTTGCTGAAGCACCTGCCGGGTCCGATGCCGCATTGGCCGCATTGACTTTGATGGATGGCGATCCATTGCCGTTCCTGCGTGCGGCCTTCGCTGCCTATTGGACCGAACAAATGGATTTAGCCGATGAAACGGTTGTCGAATCGCTGCTGCACTCTGTCGGCATCGACCGACTGGATTGGGGGCCGGCCCGCGCAAAACTGGCGGTAATCCGTGCCCAAGCGGAGGAATCGGGAATTTTTGAAGCCCCCTCCTATCTGATTGCTGATCAGCTTTTTCTGGGCCGCGAACATTTGCCCTGGATACGGTCCTTGATCGCCGCCGAGCAGCGCGACTAA
- a CDS encoding DUF2312 domain-containing protein, which translates to MSEGNVAADQLRLFIERIERLEEEKKGIADDIRDVYSEAKSQGYDAKIMRQIVRLRKMETHDRQEMEAILDTYKSALGLA; encoded by the coding sequence ATGAGCGAAGGCAATGTTGCCGCAGACCAGCTGCGTCTGTTTATTGAGCGTATCGAGCGGCTGGAAGAAGAGAAAAAAGGCATCGCTGACGATATTCGTGATGTCTATTCCGAAGCCAAATCACAAGGCTATGACGCTAAAATCATGCGCCAAATTGTCCGTCTGCGCAAAATGGAAACCCATGACCGTCAGGAAATGGAAGCGATACTCGACACCTATAAGTCGGCCCTTGGTCTCGCCTGA
- a CDS encoding nuclear transport factor 2 family protein, translated as MPSDHELIQNLYAAYCFTVDRGSAEDIAACFWDDCYLNFGGNIHEGADAARIGFAKWITKMRDPVKGLRHCLYSPLITVDGNRANAEAYYDADGHAGRKGKPIQLRGLYRSTLEKRANATGTYEWRFLKHEVQIWPSIRDHSAPTGQEAQV; from the coding sequence ATGCCAAGTGACCATGAACTGATCCAGAATCTCTACGCAGCCTATTGTTTTACCGTTGATCGCGGATCAGCGGAAGATATAGCCGCCTGTTTTTGGGACGATTGCTATCTGAACTTTGGTGGCAACATCCATGAAGGCGCGGATGCAGCACGTATTGGATTTGCCAAATGGATCACCAAGATGCGCGATCCGGTCAAGGGATTGCGCCACTGTCTCTACTCGCCGCTTATCACCGTTGATGGCAACCGCGCCAATGCTGAAGCCTATTATGATGCCGATGGACATGCCGGTCGAAAAGGCAAACCGATACAGCTTCGCGGTCTTTATCGCAGCACACTCGAGAAGCGCGCCAATGCAACAGGAACATATGAATGGCGCTTCCTGAAACATGAAGTGCAAATTTGGCCTTCCATCCGCGATCATTCCGCGCCCACCGGGCAGGAGGCGCAGGTTTGA
- the secE gene encoding preprotein translocase subunit SecE yields MAKVNPGEFMRQVRAENSKVVWPTWPDTVRTAIMVLIMTTILGLFFLAIDSVFNGVVGWLLGMAKGG; encoded by the coding sequence ATGGCGAAAGTCAATCCCGGCGAATTTATGCGGCAAGTCCGCGCCGAAAACAGCAAGGTTGTCTGGCCGACATGGCCCGATACGGTCCGTACCGCGATCATGGTGCTGATCATGACGACGATCTTGGGACTGTTTTTCCTGGCCATCGATTCGGTTTTCAACGGGGTGGTCGGTTGGCTGCTTGGGATGGCAAAGGGCGGATAA
- a CDS encoding phytanoyl-CoA dioxygenase family protein codes for MMNVASTIETNDADLTPYLNGRSFEDMWQQFQDEGYVIFENVLTPEELETQRAALKPWIDADIRGRNNFEGSQSNRIYAMLDKDPVFGDLISHPLQLAFAERELGASVLLYASLAINLHPGETPQPWHFDDSHCGLARPREPLSMSTFWSITDMTDDNGATEIIPGSHKWGDEQPDGANSANDFVTGRIDGDAKSTGNHMQAIKATMPAGSLMIAKGTLWHRGGGNDSDAPRLIVTPQFCRGWCRPLEQQTLAVSPEKVAKMPKRVQELLGYNIHLPFMGYVDGMHPSKLLQSGRHAK; via the coding sequence ATGATGAATGTCGCGAGCACCATTGAAACGAACGATGCCGACCTGACGCCCTATCTGAACGGGCGCAGCTTCGAGGACATGTGGCAGCAGTTTCAGGACGAAGGCTATGTGATCTTTGAAAACGTGCTGACGCCTGAAGAGTTGGAGACACAGCGGGCTGCACTCAAACCATGGATTGATGCCGATATTCGTGGCCGCAATAACTTCGAGGGATCACAGTCCAACCGCATCTATGCCATGCTCGACAAGGATCCTGTTTTTGGCGACTTGATATCACACCCCTTGCAACTGGCTTTTGCCGAACGAGAATTGGGCGCAAGTGTGTTGCTTTACGCCAGCCTCGCGATCAATCTGCATCCCGGTGAAACCCCGCAACCCTGGCATTTTGATGACAGTCATTGCGGCCTTGCCCGTCCACGCGAGCCGCTCTCCATGTCAACATTCTGGTCGATCACCGACATGACGGACGACAATGGAGCCACCGAGATCATTCCGGGCAGTCACAAATGGGGTGACGAACAGCCTGACGGCGCGAATAGCGCTAATGATTTTGTAACCGGGCGGATTGATGGGGATGCCAAAAGCACGGGCAATCATATGCAAGCGATCAAAGCGACCATGCCAGCCGGATCATTGATGATCGCCAAGGGCACTCTCTGGCATCGGGGCGGCGGCAATGATTCCGATGCGCCTCGCCTGATCGTCACGCCGCAATTTTGCAGAGGTTGGTGCCGGCCGCTGGAACAGCAAACCCTGGCAGTGTCGCCGGAGAAAGTGGCCAAAATGCCAAAGCGCGTGCAGGAACTGCTCGGCTATAATATCCATTTGCCGTTCATGGGTTATGTCGATGGCATGCATCCATCGAAGCTGTTACAGTCCGGCCGACATGCCAAGTGA
- a CDS encoding DUF1244 domain-containing protein, producing the protein MTEQISDAAAATAFRRLVKHLQHRHDAENIDLMGLAGFCRNCLADWVLEATNDAGGNMTKEEARQAIHGMPSSEWKRSYQTEATPEKLQRMKESVAKNAAAD; encoded by the coding sequence ATGACAGAACAAATTTCTGATGCAGCGGCAGCGACAGCCTTTCGCCGCCTGGTCAAGCATTTGCAGCACCGCCATGATGCGGAAAATATCGATCTGATGGGTCTTGCCGGTTTCTGCCGCAATTGCCTCGCCGACTGGGTGCTTGAAGCTACCAACGATGCAGGTGGCAATATGACCAAGGAAGAAGCGCGTCAGGCAATCCACGGCATGCCGTCTTCGGAATGGAAGAGAAGTTACCAGACCGAAGCGACGCCAGAAAAATTGCAACGGATGAAGGAAAGCGTAGCCAAGAATGCGGCAGCCGATTAA
- a CDS encoding DsbA family protein, with protein MNALESDAPLIVFVDIKSPYAFAAIGPTLALEAELELRFDWRPLTLDIPSYLGSARKSKGKVVESTRSSNQWSWVKYAYRDARRYVERQGYMLKGTEKIWDSSIPNIAILWVMQTDRERLGEYFAAVYPSFWRRELDIEDMAVVETCLEQAGIDSRGFAEFARGEGRRQHDKLQPQLHPGGIYGVPTYVIDNVILFGREHLPYIRWHLKGRKGPAPDIAYEIDDLQAGIVGAAPC; from the coding sequence TTGAACGCGCTTGAGAGTGACGCGCCGCTAATTGTCTTTGTCGACATCAAGAGCCCCTATGCCTTTGCTGCGATCGGGCCAACTCTGGCTTTAGAGGCGGAACTGGAGTTGCGGTTTGATTGGCGGCCGCTGACGCTCGATATTCCGAGTTATCTGGGATCAGCACGCAAAAGCAAAGGCAAGGTGGTCGAAAGCACCCGTAGTTCCAATCAATGGAGTTGGGTAAAATATGCCTATCGCGATGCCCGCCGATATGTAGAACGCCAGGGATATATGCTTAAGGGCACGGAGAAGATCTGGGATTCCTCAATTCCCAATATCGCGATATTGTGGGTGATGCAGACAGACCGTGAACGGCTCGGGGAGTATTTTGCGGCCGTCTATCCGTCCTTTTGGCGGCGGGAATTGGATATCGAAGATATGGCTGTGGTCGAGACTTGTCTGGAACAGGCCGGAATCGATTCGCGCGGTTTTGCCGAGTTTGCGCGAGGGGAGGGCCGCAGACAGCATGACAAGCTTCAGCCCCAGCTTCATCCCGGCGGTATATATGGCGTGCCCACTTATGTGATCGACAATGTCATCCTGTTTGGCCGCGAACATTTGCCCTATATTCGTTGGCATTTGAAGGGACGGAAAGGACCAGCACCTGACATTGCTTATGAGATTGACGATCTTCAAGCTGGTATTGTGGGAGCAGCACCATGTTGA
- the nusG gene encoding transcription termination/antitermination protein NusG, whose product MARWYIIHAYSGFEHKVKEAIEADAKRLGLEGLVEEIEVPTETVTEVRRGKKVQSERKFFPGYVLAKLQMTDDVYHLVKDQPKVTGFLGTTKPQAISEAEAARILNTKEEAANAPKQRITVNYEIGDQIKVLDGPFASFNGIVEELDFEKNRVKVSVSIFGRATPVELDFEQVEVAK is encoded by the coding sequence ATGGCACGCTGGTATATTATTCACGCTTATTCAGGCTTTGAGCATAAGGTCAAAGAAGCCATTGAGGCGGATGCCAAGCGCCTAGGTCTGGAAGGGCTGGTCGAAGAGATCGAGGTCCCGACCGAAACCGTCACTGAAGTGCGTCGCGGCAAGAAAGTCCAGTCGGAGCGGAAATTCTTCCCCGGCTATGTGCTTGCCAAATTGCAGATGACTGATGACGTTTATCACTTGGTCAAGGATCAGCCGAAAGTTACCGGTTTCCTGGGTACGACCAAGCCGCAAGCGATTAGCGAAGCCGAAGCAGCGCGCATCCTCAACACCAAAGAGGAAGCGGCCAACGCGCCGAAACAGCGGATCACCGTCAACTACGAAATTGGCGATCAGATCAAGGTGCTGGACGGTCCGTTTGCCAGCTTTAACGGCATTGTCGAAGAACTGGATTTCGAGAAAAACCGGGTCAAGGTATCGGTATCGATATTTGGCCGCGCAACTCCTGTCGAGCTTGACTTTGAACAGGTAGAAGTCGCGAAATAA
- a CDS encoding GFA family protein: MQDKIYRGSCLCGAVRVSVTGKLARPDACHCSQCRKQTGHYLASTDVLESAVTVTGEENVRWYRSSEKARRGFCATCGSTLFWDARTQDTIAVAMGLFDRPTDTTLWGHIFTEDKGDYYEIADGLLQRDQ, encoded by the coding sequence ATGCAGGATAAGATTTATCGTGGCTCTTGTTTGTGCGGCGCGGTTAGAGTTTCGGTGACCGGTAAACTGGCAAGACCCGACGCCTGTCATTGCTCACAATGCCGCAAGCAAACGGGCCATTACCTGGCCAGCACAGATGTACTGGAGAGCGCAGTCACGGTTACCGGCGAAGAAAATGTGCGCTGGTATCGATCATCGGAAAAGGCTCGCAGAGGATTCTGTGCCACTTGCGGTTCAACCCTGTTCTGGGACGCCCGTACACAAGACACAATCGCGGTTGCAATGGGTCTGTTTGACAGACCAACGGATACCACGCTCTGGGGTCATATTTTTACCGAAGACAAAGGCGATTATTACGAGATTGCCGACGGCCTTCTGCAAAGAGATCAGTAA
- a CDS encoding TetR family transcriptional regulator has product MSKPLEDREQMSGQAKAIEKPDRKVMRAAKILAAAEAILREGEGDLEMGQVAEKADVSVGLAYHYFGSKSGMLGAIIDAFYDRYNAVVNQYIDPDINWGVREKDRLMAAVEFLYNDPMAPVILGKMAHTNQVAAVESARHEEMIEMATRNIGSGIKRGDIGQHIDPAIAGAAITGAMRGGIMHAMGMKPRPDPAILTHQIWGMIAGALDIER; this is encoded by the coding sequence ATGAGCAAGCCGCTAGAGGATCGAGAGCAGATGTCAGGACAAGCAAAAGCAATTGAAAAGCCGGATCGCAAAGTGATGCGCGCGGCAAAGATATTGGCAGCTGCCGAAGCCATCTTGCGCGAAGGCGAAGGTGATCTGGAAATGGGTCAGGTGGCGGAGAAGGCTGATGTCTCCGTCGGTCTCGCCTATCATTATTTCGGTTCTAAATCGGGCATGCTGGGGGCGATTATCGATGCTTTCTATGATCGCTATAATGCCGTTGTGAACCAGTATATTGATCCCGATATAAACTGGGGTGTGCGGGAAAAAGACCGGCTGATGGCAGCTGTAGAATTCCTCTACAATGATCCCATGGCCCCGGTCATCCTTGGCAAGATGGCCCATACCAACCAGGTTGCAGCTGTCGAGTCCGCGCGCCATGAAGAGATGATCGAAATGGCCACGCGGAATATCGGTTCCGGCATCAAGCGCGGCGATATCGGCCAGCATATCGATCCGGCTATTGCGGGAGCGGCAATCACGGGTGCCATGCGCGGCGGGATCATGCATGCCATGGGAATGAAGCCCCGGCCCGATCCCGCAATATTAACGCATCAGATTTGGGGTATGATTGCAGGCGCTCTGGATATTGAGCGATAG
- a CDS encoding VOC family protein: MTQFISAISLIVPDYDQAIGFYVGLMGFDLIEDTQLSEDKRWVLVAPPGSTETRLLLAKASNEAQEEVIGEQAGNRVFLFLETYDFDTDFALMERAGIDIIEEPRVESYGKVVVFRDPFGNKWDLIERH; this comes from the coding sequence ATGACGCAGTTTATCTCCGCTATCTCATTGATTGTACCGGATTATGATCAGGCTATTGGTTTTTATGTCGGGCTAATGGGCTTTGATCTTATTGAAGATACTCAGCTTTCGGAAGATAAACGCTGGGTTCTGGTGGCCCCTCCGGGCAGCACGGAAACACGGCTGTTGCTCGCCAAAGCTAGCAATGAAGCACAGGAAGAAGTGATCGGCGAGCAAGCCGGCAACCGGGTATTCCTGTTTCTGGAAACCTATGATTTTGATACGGATTTTGCCCTGATGGAGCGTGCCGGCATCGATATCATCGAAGAGCCGCGAGTCGAAAGCTATGGCAAGGTAGTCGTCTTTCGTGACCCGTTCGGTAACAAATGGGACCTGATCGAGCGTCACTAA
- a CDS encoding CPBP family glutamic-type intramembrane protease — translation MTGKPSDLIWLFALNCIIVAAIAIVLFPVMLAFDVSMSNSMSDLFQRPIWQILLIVVIAGPIVEELMFRSWLSGTPRLLVPVSGLILWMALTYSYEQLGWPGPASIGTTVLLAVIAGAVLICVIALWKRPVPGWYVRIFPAVFWIQALLFGSVHVFNYAGDNPAALLPFVLPQTVGGLIWGYARIRYGWWANIAMHMAYNLLATSGLVYVLLTRPDML, via the coding sequence ATGACGGGAAAGCCAAGTGACCTGATCTGGCTTTTCGCGCTCAACTGCATAATCGTAGCGGCAATCGCGATTGTCCTGTTCCCGGTCATGCTGGCCTTCGATGTCTCCATGTCAAACAGCATGTCCGATTTGTTCCAGCGACCGATCTGGCAGATTTTGCTGATCGTGGTGATCGCCGGGCCGATTGTCGAAGAACTTATGTTTAGGTCGTGGCTTAGTGGAACGCCGCGGCTCTTGGTTCCTGTTTCCGGCCTTATTCTTTGGATGGCACTGACATATAGCTACGAGCAATTGGGATGGCCTGGCCCCGCTTCCATAGGCACAACGGTTTTGTTGGCCGTTATTGCCGGTGCCGTTTTAATATGTGTGATCGCACTATGGAAACGGCCCGTACCTGGCTGGTATGTTCGAATTTTCCCGGCAGTCTTCTGGATCCAGGCCCTGCTCTTTGGCTCCGTGCATGTGTTTAACTATGCTGGTGACAATCCCGCCGCGCTATTGCCCTTTGTTTTGCCACAGACCGTCGGCGGCCTGATCTGGGGCTATGCCAGAATCCGCTATGGCTGGTGGGCCAATATTGCGATGCACATGGCTTATAATTTGCTGGCAACCAGCGGGCTGGTCTATGTCCTGCTGACCCGACCGGACATGCTTTAG